The following proteins are encoded in a genomic region of Dialister hominis:
- a CDS encoding dicarboxylate/amino acid:cation symporter, giving the protein MEKKEGVQDIADKVLKANKTQRQGRQFMLWILALVVGAALGWLGIKPLNELFTFIATVFTRLFQFIAVPTIALAVITTLAALGGNKNTGRIFAHAVTYTLLTTFCAAGIGLAMFLWIAPGNLPADVVGAGAASVPQNLEQLSYYDHILGVIPNNMIQPFLSGNVLAVMLIAASFGLGLAFMPKTENRETLLKGILGFQELLFTLIKALLYILPVGILAFAAQLSAQIEAGVIVGALGKYTLVIIGSNCIQFFLVLPVFLLLRGLNPISVFRKMSPAIAVALFTKSSAGTLPVTLASAETNLKADPAVSRFVLPICTTINMNGCAAFILVTSLFVMQNAGYSLDMPTMLTWLVVAVIAAIGNAGVPMGCYFLTLSLMSGIGAPIGLMGIILPIYTIIDMIETAENVWSDSCVCAMTDHDLEGKLEPAAAVEA; this is encoded by the coding sequence ATGGAGAAGAAAGAAGGAGTTCAGGACATAGCGGATAAGGTCTTGAAAGCCAACAAGACGCAACGTCAGGGACGGCAGTTTATGTTATGGATCTTGGCGCTTGTCGTTGGTGCCGCACTTGGATGGCTTGGCATCAAACCGCTGAATGAACTTTTCACATTTATTGCAACAGTATTTACCAGACTGTTCCAGTTTATCGCCGTACCGACGATTGCACTGGCAGTGATTACTACACTTGCTGCATTGGGCGGCAATAAGAATACGGGACGTATTTTTGCTCATGCTGTTACTTATACGCTCCTCACTACATTCTGTGCAGCCGGCATCGGACTTGCCATGTTCCTCTGGATTGCACCGGGAAATCTTCCTGCTGATGTAGTTGGTGCAGGTGCAGCCAGTGTCCCGCAGAATCTGGAACAGCTTTCCTACTATGATCATATTCTGGGAGTTATTCCGAATAATATGATTCAGCCGTTCCTTTCCGGGAATGTCCTTGCTGTTATGCTGATTGCCGCTTCCTTTGGTCTTGGACTTGCTTTCATGCCAAAGACAGAAAACAGGGAAACGCTGCTGAAGGGAATCCTCGGTTTCCAGGAACTGCTCTTCACACTGATCAAAGCACTGCTGTATATTCTTCCGGTCGGCATTCTGGCATTTGCCGCTCAGCTTTCTGCACAGATTGAAGCAGGCGTCATTGTCGGAGCTCTTGGAAAATACACGTTGGTTATTATTGGAAGCAACTGCATCCAGTTCTTCCTTGTACTGCCGGTATTCCTTCTGCTTCGCGGACTGAATCCAATTTCTGTATTCCGTAAAATGTCACCGGCGATAGCTGTTGCTCTTTTCACAAAGAGTTCGGCCGGCACACTGCCTGTCACACTGGCTTCTGCTGAAACGAATCTGAAAGCAGATCCGGCTGTTTCCCGCTTTGTCCTTCCAATCTGCACGACTATCAACATGAACGGCTGTGCAGCTTTCATTCTCGTTACTTCCCTGTTCGTTATGCAGAATGCAGGATATTCGCTGGATATGCCGACTATGCTGACATGGCTCGTCGTTGCTGTCATTGCAGCCATCGGCAATGCGGGCGTTCCGATGGGATGCTATTTCCTGACACTGTCTCTTATGAGCGGTATCGGTGCACCAATAGGACTCATGGGTATCATTCTTCCAATCTATACAATCATTGACATGATTGAAACCGCAGAAAACGTATGGTCTGATTCCTGCGTATGCGCTATGACCGACCATGATCTGGAAGGGAAACTCGAACCGGCCGCTGCTGTAGAAGCATAA
- a CDS encoding MATE family efflux transporter produces the protein MMPGSEMYKSRWTVFSMSVPIFVETTLQMMVPNVDQFMLSHYSQDSVAAVGNDNVIFNLVILTLAVLSQAATILIAHYRGAGNLSKVSEVCTVSLTVNLVLGLVISAALFIFDDFFLNVLGMPDEIRADASLYLRWIGIFIFIQSMYMAFISFLRGFSQLKLTMLCSLVMNVFNIGGNMLLIHGWGPIPSLGVAGVCISTNISKFIGFFLILYLFHKYTPARFSMSYLRPFPWKTFHKILYLGVPSAGETFSYQFSQAMIMKFVNLFGVVVITTKVYCYIIAMVSYVYSQSLAMATQILVGYFKGAGDNDEVDKRVKFTISVAMLLSGTISTLLYLNADAVLSIFTDDPAVHALGKTILFIEIFLEIGRAVNMSMVMALNAAGDVRAPVTIGIIFMWSVATFGSWLLGVHWGWGLAGIWIAMAADECTRGLVFFWRWHQGVWRKRFA, from the coding sequence ATGATGCCAGGTAGTGAAATGTATAAGAGCCGCTGGACGGTATTTTCCATGTCGGTTCCTATTTTTGTAGAAACAACGCTTCAAATGATGGTGCCCAACGTGGATCAGTTCATGCTGAGTCATTATTCTCAGGATTCCGTGGCAGCCGTAGGCAATGATAATGTCATATTTAATTTAGTTATACTGACACTCGCAGTCCTTTCGCAGGCTGCGACGATTTTAATTGCACATTACAGGGGCGCCGGGAATCTTTCCAAGGTCAGTGAAGTATGTACGGTTTCATTGACTGTCAATCTGGTACTGGGGCTTGTGATCAGTGCCGCGCTTTTCATCTTTGATGATTTCTTTTTGAATGTTTTAGGAATGCCGGATGAAATACGTGCGGATGCTTCTCTTTATTTACGATGGATTGGCATATTTATTTTCATCCAGAGCATGTACATGGCTTTTATTTCCTTTCTCAGGGGATTTTCCCAGCTTAAACTGACGATGCTCTGCTCCCTGGTCATGAATGTATTCAATATCGGCGGCAATATGCTTCTGATCCATGGCTGGGGACCGATTCCGTCCCTGGGCGTGGCCGGTGTCTGCATATCGACAAATATTTCTAAATTTATCGGTTTCTTTTTGATCCTTTACTTATTCCACAAGTACACGCCTGCCAGATTTTCGATGTCTTATTTAAGACCGTTCCCATGGAAAACATTCCACAAGATTCTTTATCTGGGCGTACCGTCAGCTGGAGAAACGTTTTCTTATCAGTTTTCTCAGGCTATGATTATGAAGTTTGTCAATCTTTTTGGCGTCGTTGTTATTACGACAAAAGTTTACTGCTATATCATAGCGATGGTCAGTTATGTGTATTCCCAGTCGCTTGCGATGGCGACGCAGATTCTGGTCGGCTATTTCAAAGGGGCAGGGGATAATGATGAAGTTGATAAACGTGTCAAATTTACAATTTCAGTAGCCATGCTTCTCTCCGGGACAATATCGACGCTGCTATACCTCAATGCGGATGCGGTTCTTTCTATTTTCACGGACGATCCGGCAGTCCATGCTCTGGGGAAAACAATTCTTTTCATTGAAATATTCCTGGAAATCGGCCGTGCAGTCAATATGAGCATGGTTATGGCACTTAATGCGGCTGGTGATGTCAGGGCGCCTGTAACCATAGGTATTATTTTCATGTGGTCTGTAGCTACATTCGGATCCTGGCTCCTGGGCGTCCATTGGGGATGGGGCCTGGCAGGAATCTGGATTGCTATGGCAGCGGATGAATGCACGAGAGGACTTGTCTTCTTCTGGCGCTGGCATCAGGGTGTGTGGAGGAAGCGCTTTGCCTGA
- a CDS encoding IS1249 family transposase, with protein sequence MKEVRCRYCGFTCYKYGKTRAGTQRWKCRECGNVFTLPINRDAKDFSMFLDWLFSKDTQKDMTGEGRNFRRKTAKFWDIWAMPPKIEEPRETVYVDGIYLARKACILICCDEHHVLGWYLCRYERAFAWEALMSRIAEPRIVVSDGGPGFQKALKKVWPNARLQRCIFHVFCQIRRYTTTRPRTLAGAQLYMLARDLLEIKTLKKAEKWVSRFESWTMKHKEFLKEMTMDDRGVMRHTHERLIKAKTSLISLIKSGNLFTYLKEADEFPSPYPATNNLIEGGVNAQLRAMLRNHRGLSVERRIKAVFWWCYMHSPKPLSLSEILKVMPTDKSISTIYNSISSQQRLADSIPAWGDAIMWDELHNSGFNPSHGWD encoded by the coding sequence ATGAAAGAAGTTAGATGTCGTTATTGTGGTTTTACCTGCTACAAATATGGAAAAACACGGGCAGGAACACAACGCTGGAAGTGCCGAGAATGTGGGAATGTATTTACTCTTCCTATTAATCGTGATGCGAAGGATTTCAGTATGTTTCTTGATTGGTTATTCAGCAAGGATACACAGAAGGATATGACAGGTGAAGGGCGTAATTTCCGAAGAAAAACAGCAAAATTTTGGGATATCTGGGCCATGCCGCCGAAGATTGAAGAGCCGAGGGAAACTGTATATGTTGATGGCATTTATCTTGCCAGAAAAGCCTGCATTCTGATCTGTTGTGATGAGCATCATGTATTAGGATGGTATTTATGTAGATATGAACGTGCTTTTGCCTGGGAAGCCCTAATGAGTCGTATTGCTGAACCACGTATAGTCGTTTCTGACGGTGGTCCGGGTTTCCAAAAGGCATTAAAAAAAGTCTGGCCAAATGCCAGACTGCAGCGCTGCATATTTCATGTATTTTGCCAGATACGACGTTACACAACGACTCGTCCAAGAACCCTTGCCGGTGCCCAGCTGTATATGCTTGCCAGGGATTTGTTGGAGATAAAAACTCTTAAAAAAGCAGAAAAATGGGTAAGCCGATTTGAATCTTGGACAATGAAGCATAAGGAATTTCTAAAAGAAATGACAATGGACGATAGAGGCGTAATGCGACACACCCACGAACGCCTTATAAAGGCAAAAACATCGCTCATTAGTCTGATAAAATCCGGGAATCTTTTCACCTATCTGAAAGAGGCTGATGAATTCCCAAGTCCTTATCCGGCGACAAATAATCTCATAGAGGGCGGTGTAAATGCACAGCTTCGAGCGATGCTCAGAAACCATCGTGGATTATCCGTTGAAAGACGAATAAAAGCGGTTTTCTGGTGGTGTTACATGCACTCACCGAAACCGCTTTCACTCTCAGAAATACTCAAGGTTATGCCGACCGATAAAAGCATTTCTACTATCTATAATAGCATAAGCTCACAACAAAGACTGGCAGATTCAATCCCAGCTTGGGGTGATGCCATAATGTGGGACGAATTACATAATTCTGGATTTAATCCCAGCCATGGCTGGGATTAA
- a CDS encoding uroporphyrinogen decarboxylase family protein: protein MMNREERVRAALASKDVDRVPVATWMHLSQFDQDPISLAEAEVELTEKYDFDYIKMMPFGLYSTQDFGNQLTIYCDPYEEPIVKRFAIQSPADYDALRAIPAIQGTYGKQIEFARELIRRRTPGTPCIQTIFSPFSTLKKMAGDRLLKDMISYPEAVHHALAAITATTLDFVSYNIDAGVDGFFFATQNAVRTMMSPDQFQEFGAFYDLQVIKSYAKKTWFNAVHIHGEDIYFNEVASYPVNAINWHDRHTWPTLKEARNLTDKCLMAGIKSAPYFVDGVLQYDDIVLDGTPEEITAHVKDAIEQVDGKGLILGPGCVVNPKASEENLRALRKATEL, encoded by the coding sequence ATGATGAATAGAGAAGAAAGAGTAAGAGCCGCTCTGGCTTCCAAAGATGTAGACCGTGTTCCGGTCGCTACCTGGATGCATCTTTCCCAGTTTGATCAGGACCCGATCTCTCTGGCAGAAGCAGAAGTTGAGCTGACAGAAAAATATGATTTCGATTACATCAAAATGATGCCTTTTGGATTGTACAGCACACAGGACTTTGGCAATCAGCTGACGATCTACTGTGATCCTTATGAAGAACCAATCGTTAAAAGATTCGCCATCCAGAGCCCTGCTGACTATGATGCATTAAGAGCGATTCCTGCCATTCAGGGTACATATGGCAAGCAGATTGAATTTGCAAGGGAACTGATCCGCCGCCGTACACCGGGCACCCCCTGCATCCAGACAATCTTCAGCCCATTCTCTACCTTGAAGAAAATGGCGGGCGACCGTCTGCTGAAAGATATGATTTCCTATCCTGAAGCCGTTCATCATGCACTGGCTGCCATCACTGCAACCACACTGGATTTTGTCAGCTACAATATCGATGCCGGTGTCGATGGCTTCTTCTTTGCCACACAGAATGCCGTCCGCACGATGATGTCACCTGACCAGTTCCAGGAATTCGGCGCATTCTATGACCTGCAGGTCATCAAATCCTATGCGAAGAAAACCTGGTTCAATGCTGTTCATATCCATGGCGAAGACATTTACTTCAATGAAGTCGCCTCATATCCGGTCAATGCCATCAACTGGCATGACCGCCACACCTGGCCGACACTGAAAGAAGCCAGAAATCTGACTGACAAATGCCTCATGGCAGGCATTAAATCTGCTCCTTACTTCGTAGACGGAGTTCTCCAGTATGACGATATCGTCCTCGATGGAACCCCGGAAGAAATCACTGCGCATGTCAAGGATGCCATCGAACAGGTGGATGGCAAAGGCCTGATCTTAGGGCCAGGCTGCGTCGTCAATCCGAAAGCTTCCGAAGAAAACCTCCGCGCTCTCCGCAAAGCAACTGAACTTTAA